A genomic window from Winogradskyella sp. J14-2 includes:
- a CDS encoding glycosyltransferase family 2 protein: MNIYIIIPAHNEDNFIGKTLESLANQTLLPKKLVVVNDNSTDATEAIVNGFSKTHPWISQIISKSSDQHLPGSKIINAFYKGFETLDDNYDVICKFDADLIFPDNYLETLAKHFSKNPKLGMASGFCYIEKNNQWILENLTNKDHIRGALKAYRKTCFYEIGQLKPSMGWDTVDELLAKFHGWEVLTDKSLHVKHMKPTGQSYNKASKYLQGEAMYRMRYGFWITLISAIKLASKKGSFRLFKDYMAGYFKAKSSKTEFLVSKDEGKFIRDLRWEGIKSKIKP, encoded by the coding sequence TTGAACATTTACATCATCATACCAGCTCATAACGAAGATAACTTTATTGGTAAAACACTAGAGTCACTAGCCAACCAAACACTTTTGCCAAAAAAGTTGGTTGTGGTTAATGATAATTCTACTGACGCAACAGAAGCCATAGTTAATGGCTTTTCAAAAACACATCCTTGGATTTCTCAGATAATTTCAAAATCATCAGATCAGCATTTACCTGGTTCTAAAATTATAAATGCGTTTTATAAAGGTTTCGAAACTCTAGACGATAACTATGATGTGATTTGTAAATTTGATGCAGACCTTATTTTTCCGGATAATTATTTAGAAACGCTGGCTAAGCATTTTAGTAAAAATCCTAAACTTGGTATGGCTTCTGGTTTTTGTTACATCGAAAAAAACAACCAATGGATTCTTGAAAACCTCACCAATAAGGATCATATTAGAGGTGCTTTAAAAGCGTATCGTAAAACCTGTTTTTATGAAATTGGGCAACTAAAACCTTCTATGGGTTGGGATACGGTAGATGAGTTGTTGGCAAAGTTTCATGGTTGGGAGGTTTTAACAGACAAATCACTTCATGTAAAACACATGAAACCTACAGGACAATCTTACAACAAGGCTTCTAAATACCTACAAGGCGAAGCGATGTATAGAATGCGCTATGGTTTTTGGATTACTTTAATTTCTGCCATAAAATTAGCGTCAAAGAAAGGCAGCTTTAGATTATTCAAAGATTATATGGCTGGATATTTTAAAGCTAAATCCTCAAAAACTGAATTTCTGGTTTCTAAAGATGAAGGTAAATTTATTAGAGACTTGCGTTGGGAGGGGATAAAGTCTAAAATCAAACCATAG
- a CDS encoding methyltransferase domain-containing protein, which yields MYEKTYPNKRFKRTLQFLQKHISTSETILDLGVKNPFSEVMLTEGYTVENTKGEDLDEDRSKIENSSADVVTAFEIFEHLLSPYEVLKSIKTEKLVISVPLRLWFASAYRSKTDKRDRHYHEFEDWQLDWLLEKTGWKIIDRQQWTNPVKKIGIRPLLRHFTNRYYIVYAIKNSK from the coding sequence ATGTACGAAAAAACATATCCCAATAAGCGGTTTAAACGCACACTTCAGTTTCTACAAAAACACATTTCTACCTCTGAGACTATTTTAGATTTAGGTGTTAAGAATCCATTTTCAGAAGTTATGCTTACTGAAGGTTACACTGTTGAAAACACCAAAGGAGAAGACCTTGACGAAGACCGTTCTAAAATAGAAAATTCTTCTGCAGATGTTGTTACTGCATTCGAAATTTTTGAACACTTACTCTCTCCTTACGAAGTTTTGAAATCTATTAAGACCGAAAAACTTGTTATTAGTGTTCCTCTGAGATTATGGTTTGCTTCAGCGTATAGAAGTAAAACTGATAAAAGGGACAGACATTACCATGAGTTTGAAGATTGGCAACTCGACTGGCTATTAGAAAAAACAGGCTGGAAAATTATAGACCGACAACAATGGACCAATCCTGTAAAAAAAATCGGTATTAGACCGCTTTTAAGACACTTTACAAATCGATATTATATTGTTTATGCTATAAAAAATTCCAAATAG
- a CDS encoding GbsR/MarR family transcriptional regulator → MEYVEAKEKFISTWGSLGTLWGINKAMAQIQALLFISTKPLSMEEIMEELKISRGNTSMNLRQLIDWGIVIKVLVSGERKEFFTTEKDVQELARIVAKERSRREIKPVIKVLEEVSSIKDDGTEKTKELIKQTKALKELTDDLDTLMNKLVNQKQNWLTKSVLKLMK, encoded by the coding sequence ATGGAGTATGTAGAAGCAAAAGAAAAATTTATTAGTACTTGGGGAAGTTTAGGTACACTTTGGGGCATCAACAAAGCGATGGCTCAGATACAAGCTTTGCTTTTTATTTCTACAAAGCCATTATCTATGGAAGAGATTATGGAAGAACTTAAAATCTCTCGTGGTAACACTAGTATGAACTTAAGACAACTTATAGATTGGGGAATTGTAATCAAAGTCTTAGTAAGCGGTGAACGCAAAGAGTTTTTTACAACAGAAAAGGATGTACAAGAACTTGCTCGTATTGTTGCCAAAGAACGTAGCCGTAGAGAAATAAAGCCTGTAATTAAAGTTTTAGAGGAGGTCTCCTCTATTAAAGATGATGGTACAGAAAAAACAAAGGAATTAATTAAACAAACCAAAGCTTTAAAAGAACTTACAGACGATTTAGACACCTTAATGAACAAATTAGTAAACCAAAAACAAAACTGGTTAACAAAGTCTGTTTTAAAGTTAATGAAGTAG
- a CDS encoding SAM-dependent methyltransferase has translation MKTQTIPYTNYAEQNRIEMVDFYNEATEDYEFWSSDYNMHFGYFIPFKTNPFKRDSMLNEMNNQVTKRLNIGKTKNRLIDLGCGMGATMRYALKHYKNIIAYGVTLSDFQVKKGNELLKGKNGIILKENYNNTSFQSNSFDAAVAIESFCHSGHNYNSLKEMHRLLKSGGRFVMADAFLKKDRSQLCKGGKFAYNKLCNHWSLEKLETHHFIKQGLENIGFTDIKIEDVSFKVAPSVLHVPFAIAGFILKKVFRFKSLKRESLHNLKGSFYALLSGFHLKSFGYYIISATKR, from the coding sequence ATGAAAACACAAACCATACCCTACACCAATTACGCAGAACAAAACCGAATAGAAATGGTAGACTTCTATAACGAAGCTACCGAAGATTACGAGTTTTGGAGTAGTGATTATAATATGCATTTTGGGTATTTCATTCCGTTTAAAACAAATCCTTTTAAACGCGATTCCATGCTAAATGAAATGAACAACCAAGTCACTAAAAGACTAAACATAGGCAAAACTAAAAACCGACTTATAGACTTAGGCTGTGGCATGGGAGCTACAATGCGATATGCATTAAAACACTATAAAAATATCATAGCTTACGGAGTAACGTTATCCGATTTTCAGGTTAAAAAAGGAAATGAATTATTAAAAGGTAAAAACGGCATCATACTCAAAGAAAACTATAATAACACCTCATTTCAATCTAACTCTTTTGACGCTGCTGTAGCGATTGAAAGCTTCTGTCATTCTGGTCATAATTATAATTCTCTAAAAGAAATGCATAGACTTTTAAAGTCAGGTGGACGCTTTGTTATGGCGGATGCTTTTCTTAAAAAAGACAGATCTCAACTTTGTAAAGGTGGCAAATTTGCCTACAATAAATTATGTAATCATTGGAGTTTAGAAAAGTTAGAAACACATCACTTCATCAAACAAGGTTTAGAAAATATAGGTTTTACAGACATAAAAATTGAAGATGTGTCGTTTAAAGTTGCTCCATCTGTACTTCATGTGCCTTTTGCCATTGCTGGTTTTATTTTAAAAAAGGTATTTAGATTTAAAAGTCTTAAAAGAGAAAGCCTTCATAATTTAAAAGGCTCCTTCTATGCGCTTCTATCAGGTTTTCACCTTAAAAGTTTTGGGTATTACATAATTAGCGCAACTAAACGCTAG
- the gcvP gene encoding aminomethyl-transferring glycine dehydrogenase, which translates to MDTTSFALRHIGPNQDEQKAMLNTIGATSIEQLVSETIPAGIRLKKDLDLEPAMSEQEYLNHINKLSQLNKVFKSYIGLGYHPSNLPAVIQRNILENPGWYTAYTPYQAEIAQGRLEALLNFQTMVIDLTGMEIANASLLDESTAAAEAMSLLFAVRDRAQKKAGVNKFFVSDLVLPQTIALLETRATPIGIELEIGNEAEYNLSEDYFGALLQYPGKNGQITDIKSFIAKANAQNIKVAVAADILSLVKLEAPGKFGADVVLGTTQRFGIPMGYGGPHAAYFATKEAYKRDVPGRIIGVTKDVNGNRALRMALQTREQHIKRDKATSNICTAQVLLAVMAGMYAVYHGPKGLEFIANKVQNTAVTLASALEKLGLEQVNSNYFDTIQIKADSVKVKYEALKKEVNFHYPDNNTVTIAINETTTISDLNEIISIFEAVTETTTEKITTISESDTIPDHLKRKSDFLTFDIFNVYHSETELMRYIKRLERKDLALNHSMISLGSCTMKLNAAAEMLPLSWPSWGNMHPFAPKEQAAGYQLMLNTLENQLTEITGFAATSLQPNSGAQGEFAGLMVIKAYHESRGDHHRNICLIPSSAHGTNPASAVMAGMKVVVTKASEDGNIDVDDLREKAELHKDNLSALMVTYPSTHGVYESAIKEITKIIHDNGGQVYMDGANMNAQVGLTNPGNIGADVCHLNLHKTFAIPHGGGGPGVGPICVAKQLVPFLPGNPIIKTGGHQSISAISAAPFGSALACIISYGYISMLGAKGLKEATEVAILNANYIKERLEGYYPTLYTGENGRAAHEMIIDCRDFKAKGIEVTDIAKRLMDYGFHAPTVSFPVAGTMMIEPTESESKAEMDRFCDAMISIRKEIDNASKEEPNNVLKNAPHTLEMLTSDEWLLPYSREAAAFPLAYIRDNKFWPSVRRVDDAYGDRNLICSCAPIEDFIEA; encoded by the coding sequence ATGGACACAACCTCTTTTGCACTTAGACACATTGGCCCAAACCAAGATGAACAAAAGGCTATGCTAAACACCATCGGTGCAACTAGTATAGAGCAATTAGTTTCAGAAACTATACCTGCAGGTATTAGATTAAAAAAAGATCTAGATCTAGAACCTGCCATGAGCGAGCAAGAATATTTAAATCACATTAACAAGCTATCTCAGCTTAATAAAGTATTTAAATCTTACATCGGTTTAGGATATCATCCTTCCAATCTACCAGCTGTTATTCAGCGAAATATTTTAGAAAACCCAGGATGGTATACAGCATACACGCCTTATCAAGCAGAGATCGCTCAAGGTAGATTAGAAGCTTTGTTAAATTTTCAAACTATGGTTATTGATTTAACCGGAATGGAAATTGCCAATGCTTCACTCTTAGATGAAAGTACAGCTGCTGCAGAAGCAATGAGCTTGCTATTTGCTGTAAGAGATCGTGCACAGAAAAAAGCCGGAGTTAACAAATTTTTTGTCTCAGATTTAGTGTTGCCTCAAACCATTGCTTTATTAGAAACAAGAGCAACTCCAATTGGTATAGAGTTAGAAATAGGTAATGAAGCTGAATATAATTTATCTGAAGACTATTTTGGTGCACTTTTACAGTATCCTGGTAAAAACGGGCAAATCACAGACATAAAATCTTTTATAGCAAAAGCAAACGCTCAAAATATTAAAGTTGCTGTAGCTGCAGATATATTAAGCTTAGTAAAATTAGAAGCACCAGGCAAATTTGGTGCGGACGTAGTTCTTGGTACAACCCAGCGTTTTGGTATTCCGATGGGTTATGGAGGCCCTCATGCAGCTTATTTTGCAACCAAAGAGGCGTATAAGAGAGATGTTCCAGGCCGTATCATTGGTGTTACTAAAGATGTTAATGGCAACAGAGCCTTGCGCATGGCTTTACAAACCAGAGAACAACACATTAAGAGAGACAAAGCAACTTCTAACATTTGTACAGCTCAGGTATTATTAGCTGTTATGGCAGGAATGTATGCTGTATATCACGGACCAAAAGGTTTAGAATTTATTGCCAATAAAGTTCAGAATACCGCAGTAACTTTGGCCTCTGCTCTAGAAAAACTAGGCTTAGAGCAAGTTAATTCAAATTATTTTGACACGATTCAAATTAAAGCAGATTCTGTTAAAGTAAAATACGAAGCCCTAAAAAAAGAAGTTAATTTCCATTACCCAGATAACAACACTGTTACCATAGCTATAAACGAGACGACAACAATTTCAGACTTAAATGAAATTATTTCAATCTTTGAAGCTGTAACAGAAACAACTACAGAGAAGATAACAACGATTTCCGAATCAGACACAATTCCAGATCATTTAAAGCGTAAATCAGACTTTTTAACCTTCGATATATTTAATGTATACCACTCAGAAACAGAGTTAATGCGTTATATAAAAAGACTAGAGCGTAAAGATTTGGCTTTAAATCATTCTATGATTTCTCTAGGTTCTTGTACAATGAAATTAAATGCCGCTGCAGAAATGTTACCACTTAGTTGGCCAAGTTGGGGCAATATGCACCCGTTTGCACCAAAAGAACAAGCTGCAGGTTACCAATTAATGCTAAATACTTTAGAGAATCAGCTTACCGAAATCACTGGCTTTGCTGCAACATCTTTACAACCAAACTCTGGAGCTCAAGGTGAATTTGCTGGTCTTATGGTAATAAAAGCTTATCACGAATCTCGTGGAGATCACCACAGAAATATTTGCTTAATTCCATCGTCTGCACACGGAACAAACCCTGCAAGTGCTGTTATGGCAGGCATGAAAGTTGTTGTAACAAAAGCTTCTGAAGACGGTAATATTGATGTAGACGATTTGAGAGAAAAAGCTGAATTACATAAGGATAATCTCTCTGCGTTGATGGTAACTTATCCGTCTACACACGGTGTTTACGAATCTGCAATTAAAGAGATTACAAAAATCATCCACGATAATGGCGGACAAGTGTATATGGATGGTGCTAACATGAATGCGCAAGTAGGCTTAACCAATCCTGGCAACATAGGTGCGGATGTGTGTCATCTCAATTTACACAAAACATTTGCTATTCCTCATGGAGGTGGTGGCCCAGGCGTAGGCCCTATTTGCGTTGCAAAACAATTGGTACCTTTTTTACCAGGTAATCCAATAATTAAAACAGGTGGTCATCAGTCTATTTCCGCTATTTCTGCGGCACCTTTTGGCTCTGCGTTAGCATGTATAATTTCTTACGGCTATATTTCCATGCTTGGCGCAAAAGGTCTAAAAGAAGCTACCGAAGTAGCAATTCTTAATGCTAATTATATTAAAGAGCGTTTAGAGGGTTACTACCCAACATTATATACAGGTGAAAACGGTAGAGCTGCACACGAAATGATTATAGACTGTCGCGATTTTAAAGCTAAAGGTATTGAAGTTACTGACATCGCAAAGCGTTTAATGGATTATGGTTTTCACGCACCAACAGTATCATTCCCAGTGGCTGGAACTATGATGATTGAACCCACTGAGAGCGAGAGCAAAGCAGAGATGGATCGTTTTTGCGACGCTATGATTTCTATTAGAAAAGAAATAGACAATGCCTCAAAAGAAGAGCCTAATAACGTGCTAAAAAATGCACCTCACACACTAGAAATGCTAACTTCAGATGAATGGTTATTACCCTACAGTCGCGAAGCTGCGGCTTTTCCATTAGCGTATATTAGAGACAATAAGTTTTGGCCAAGCGTTAGACGTGTAGATGATGCTTATGGTGACAGAAACTTAATTTGTAGCTGCGCACCAATTGAAGATTTTATTGAAGCTTAG
- a CDS encoding 3-oxoacyl-ACP synthase III family protein — translation MGIKITGTGSYIPNSIEKNEDFHQHQFLNADGSKIDYPNEVIVEKFKDITGIVERRYADDQLVASDIGFLAAQKAIDDANIDPETIDYIICAHNFGDVKANTIQSDILPCLASRIKHRLRIKNPKCVAYDILFGCPGWIEGVIQAHAFIKAGMAKRCLVIGAETLSRVVDKHDRDSMIYSDGAGASIVEATAEVSGILAHESASFTYDEAYYLFFGNSNNKDLCPDTRYIKMHGRKIYEFALTNVAKAMKDCLEKSGLHITDVKKILIHQANEKMDDAIIKRFYRLFKSKAPEGIMPMSIHRLGNSSVATVPTLFDLIRNNKLEDHQINTGDVIIFASVGAGMHINAIVYRY, via the coding sequence ATGGGAATCAAAATCACAGGTACAGGTAGTTATATTCCAAATAGCATAGAAAAGAACGAGGATTTTCACCAACATCAATTTTTAAATGCAGATGGCTCTAAGATAGATTATCCTAACGAAGTTATAGTAGAAAAATTCAAAGATATTACAGGAATTGTTGAACGCAGATATGCTGATGATCAATTGGTAGCATCTGATATTGGTTTTCTGGCCGCCCAAAAAGCAATTGATGATGCCAACATAGATCCTGAAACGATAGATTATATTATCTGTGCTCATAATTTTGGAGACGTAAAAGCCAACACCATTCAGAGTGATATTTTACCATGTTTAGCTTCTCGTATTAAACACAGACTTCGCATCAAAAATCCAAAATGTGTCGCTTACGATATTTTATTTGGCTGTCCTGGTTGGATAGAAGGAGTTATACAAGCGCATGCCTTTATTAAAGCAGGTATGGCAAAACGTTGTCTGGTTATAGGTGCAGAAACCTTATCTCGTGTAGTTGATAAACACGACAGAGATTCTATGATATACTCAGATGGTGCTGGTGCCAGTATTGTTGAGGCTACTGCTGAGGTCAGTGGCATTTTAGCGCACGAGTCTGCTTCTTTTACATACGATGAAGCCTATTATTTATTTTTTGGAAATTCTAATAATAAAGACTTATGCCCAGACACGCGCTATATAAAAATGCATGGTCGTAAAATCTATGAATTTGCATTAACCAACGTAGCTAAAGCTATGAAAGATTGCTTAGAAAAAAGTGGCCTACACATTACAGACGTAAAAAAAATTCTTATACATCAAGCCAACGAAAAAATGGACGACGCCATTATTAAGCGTTTCTACAGGCTCTTTAAATCTAAAGCTCCAGAGGGTATTATGCCAATGAGCATTCATAGACTAGGAAATAGTTCTGTGGCCACTGTTCCTACCCTTTTCGATTTAATACGAAACAATAAACTCGAAGATCACCAAATCAACACAGGAGATGTTATTATATTTGCAAGTGTTGGCGCAGGTATGCATATCAATGCCATTGTTTATAGATACTAA
- a CDS encoding T9SS type A sorting domain-containing protein encodes MKTKLLFLTLLMFGISQAQVELVPNPCDINSGTITFKYGELGDYSVFDPLSDPNLYLYTGLQTDADPLTWDYHDDFSDVSTLIPLTYDAVLGYYVATFNPATRTYLEEPMLNTTTIPSGTEVFDWYFLITNSDQSRQSADLKGSDYGFGSALLSVEAFNRTNDVSVGNGTITFNSAAQYEIAVYDVLGKNVVDKTLNITSQTTHNLQLRKTGVYLVKISSGSYSRTVKMLKY; translated from the coding sequence ATGAAAACAAAACTACTATTTCTAACGTTACTTATGTTCGGAATAAGCCAAGCCCAAGTAGAGCTTGTTCCAAATCCATGCGATATAAATTCTGGTACCATTACCTTTAAATATGGTGAGTTAGGAGACTATTCGGTTTTTGACCCTTTAAGTGACCCTAATTTGTATTTATATACAGGTTTACAAACCGATGCAGATCCATTGACTTGGGATTATCATGATGATTTTTCTGATGTGTCCACACTGATTCCTTTAACTTACGATGCTGTTTTAGGGTATTATGTGGCGACTTTTAATCCAGCCACTAGGACGTATTTAGAAGAGCCTATGTTAAACACAACTACAATTCCATCGGGTACTGAAGTTTTTGATTGGTATTTTTTAATTACCAACTCTGACCAGTCACGTCAATCAGCAGATTTAAAAGGTAGTGATTATGGTTTTGGTTCGGCACTTTTATCAGTTGAAGCGTTTAATAGAACTAATGATGTAAGTGTTGGAAATGGAACAATCACCTTTAACAGTGCGGCACAATATGAGATCGCAGTTTATGATGTGCTTGGTAAAAACGTAGTTGATAAAACCTTAAATATTACTTCTCAAACCACTCACAATCTCCAGTTAAGAAAAACAGGTGTTTATCTTGTAAAAATTAGTTCTGGTAGTTACAGCCGAACGGTTAAGATGTTGAAATATTAG
- a CDS encoding DNA/RNA non-specific endonuclease, which translates to MNKKQLYSIIAIIILIAIYVFEHYLNSEEKSTIVEEGQQPKTETNEYFLPTSTTGQIVHHQNYSLSYSEPYEQAEWVAYELKSSHLSSTNHKRPYFEIDEAVKSGAAHWRNYKQSGYDRGHLCPAGDRRYSKAAHDETFLTSNISPQEHQFNAGVWNRLEQKVRYWAKKYDGVFVVTGGILEDGLKTIGEEKVAVPNQFYKIVLDNTNGKPKVLAFLMNHNDSDLPLYTFVVSVDEVERLTGIDFFPELDDAIENKIEASSSYKNWSF; encoded by the coding sequence TTGAACAAAAAACAACTATATTCCATAATAGCTATCATAATTTTGATAGCTATTTATGTTTTTGAGCATTACCTTAATTCTGAAGAAAAATCAACTATTGTAGAAGAAGGTCAACAACCAAAAACAGAAACCAACGAATACTTTTTACCCACTAGTACTACAGGTCAAATTGTGCATCATCAAAACTATTCATTATCATATAGTGAGCCATACGAACAGGCAGAGTGGGTAGCATATGAACTTAAGTCCTCACATTTGAGTTCTACAAATCACAAAAGACCATATTTTGAAATTGACGAAGCTGTAAAAAGCGGAGCAGCACATTGGAGAAATTATAAGCAATCGGGTTACGATAGAGGGCATCTTTGTCCTGCAGGAGATCGTAGGTATAGTAAAGCAGCACACGATGAGACTTTTTTAACCAGTAATATTAGTCCGCAAGAACATCAATTTAATGCTGGTGTATGGAACAGATTAGAACAGAAAGTAAGGTATTGGGCTAAAAAATACGATGGTGTTTTTGTGGTTACAGGAGGGATTTTAGAAGACGGTCTAAAAACAATAGGCGAAGAGAAGGTTGCTGTGCCCAATCAGTTTTATAAAATTGTATTAGATAATACCAACGGAAAACCAAAAGTATTGGCTTTTTTGATGAATCATAATGACTCAGATTTGCCATTATATACCTTTGTGGTATCTGTAGATGAGGTTGAACGATTAACAGGAATAGATTTCTTTCCAGAATTAGATGACGCTATTGAAAACAAAATTGAAGCATCAAGCAGTTATAAAAATTGGAGTTTTTAA
- a CDS encoding sigma-70 family RNA polymerase sigma factor → MANHQLNPNNWINLYSDYLFNYTISRVNDRAMAQDLVSETFLAGLKSMNNFKGEASERTWLISILKRKIIDYYRKINSNKGKAEVRMTYNNNSESEGDWLEERVADPFDKTAEDTLENAELGNAIYDCLSKLPQKQADVFKMKTILGYDTETICNELDITASNLWVIIHRARTALADCMEENWF, encoded by the coding sequence ATGGCTAACCATCAATTAAATCCTAATAACTGGATTAATTTGTATTCAGACTACCTTTTTAACTATACTATATCTAGGGTTAACGATAGAGCTATGGCTCAAGATTTGGTATCTGAAACCTTTTTGGCTGGTTTAAAATCTATGAATAATTTTAAAGGGGAAGCAAGTGAGCGCACTTGGCTGATCTCTATTCTTAAACGAAAAATCATAGACTATTACAGAAAAATAAATTCTAACAAAGGAAAAGCTGAAGTGAGGATGACCTACAACAATAATTCAGAATCTGAAGGCGATTGGTTAGAAGAACGTGTAGCCGACCCTTTTGATAAAACCGCAGAAGATACCCTAGAAAACGCAGAATTGGGTAATGCTATTTATGATTGTTTATCTAAATTACCTCAAAAACAAGCTGATGTTTTTAAGATGAAAACAATTTTAGGTTACGACACTGAAACTATTTGTAATGAATTAGATATAACTGCGTCTAACCTCTGGGTAATAATACACAGAGCAAGAACAGCTTTAGCTGATTGCATGGAAGAAAACTGGTTTTAA
- a CDS encoding M3 family metallopeptidase: protein MTILNKTFDTQYNTAPFLKIKNEDFLPAFKIAIENAKNEIDTIVNSTESPTFKNTIEALDYSGEQLDRISSIFFNLNSAETNDEIQKIAQEVSPLLSEFSNDITLNEDLFKRVKAVYDSKSELDLTTEQETLLDKKYKSFSRNGANLPEDKKEKLRAIDKELSQLKLKFGEHILAETNKFEMLLTDENDLSGLPEGAKEAAKQLAESKGKDGWLITLDYPSYIPFMTYADNRELREKLSKAFGSKGFHNDDLDNQDIVLKIANLRFERAQLLGYKTHAHFVLEERMAETPEKVNAFLNELLDKAKPAAKEEFEKLEDFAKEIDNIDRLQKWDSAYYSEKLKQKLFDVDDEKLKPYFKLENVINGAFTVANKLFGLQFEEINTIDKYHEDVLTYKVRDSEGELVSIFYADFFPRSGKRNGAWMTSYKPQMIKNGVNERPHVSIVCNFTKPTKSKPSLLTFNEVTTLFHEFGHALHGMLANTTYPSLSGTSVYWDFVELPSQVLENWCYEEESLKLFATHYETGEVIPMELVEKIKASATFHEGMQTLRQLSFGMLDMSWHGIDPTAITNVKAHEVEAFGATKLYPDVEENCMSTAFAHIFQGGYSSGYYSYKWAEVLDADAFEYFKQEGIFNKTVANKFKIFVLSQGGTENPMTLYKKFRGQEPQPEALLRRAGLIK from the coding sequence ATGACTATTCTAAATAAAACTTTTGATACTCAATACAATACAGCACCATTCTTAAAAATAAAAAATGAAGATTTTCTTCCGGCTTTTAAAATAGCTATTGAGAATGCTAAAAATGAGATTGATACGATTGTAAATAGTACTGAATCACCAACTTTTAAAAACACCATTGAGGCTCTAGATTATTCGGGAGAACAACTAGATAGAATCTCTAGTATTTTCTTCAATTTAAATTCAGCTGAAACAAATGATGAGATTCAAAAAATCGCTCAAGAAGTTTCACCTTTATTATCTGAATTTAGTAACGATATTACCTTAAATGAAGATTTATTCAAACGTGTAAAGGCAGTTTATGATTCAAAATCAGAACTAGATTTAACAACAGAACAAGAAACACTTCTGGATAAAAAATATAAAAGCTTCTCTAGAAATGGTGCTAATTTACCTGAAGACAAAAAAGAAAAATTACGTGCTATTGATAAAGAATTAAGTCAGCTAAAACTAAAATTTGGTGAGCACATTTTAGCCGAAACCAACAAATTTGAAATGCTTCTTACCGATGAAAATGATCTTTCGGGATTACCAGAAGGGGCAAAAGAAGCAGCAAAACAACTGGCTGAAAGCAAAGGTAAAGATGGCTGGCTAATCACTTTAGATTATCCTAGTTACATTCCATTTATGACTTATGCCGATAATCGTGAACTTCGTGAAAAACTATCCAAAGCTTTTGGTAGTAAAGGATTTCATAACGACGACTTAGACAACCAAGATATTGTTTTAAAAATTGCTAATCTTCGTTTTGAACGTGCTCAACTTTTAGGTTACAAAACCCATGCTCACTTTGTTTTAGAAGAGCGCATGGCAGAAACACCTGAGAAAGTCAATGCTTTCTTAAACGAGTTACTAGATAAAGCAAAACCAGCGGCAAAAGAAGAGTTTGAAAAACTTGAAGATTTTGCAAAAGAAATTGATAATATAGATCGATTACAAAAATGGGATTCGGCTTACTACTCAGAAAAATTGAAACAAAAATTATTCGATGTGGATGATGAAAAACTAAAGCCATATTTCAAATTAGAAAATGTTATTAATGGTGCTTTTACTGTTGCCAATAAATTATTCGGACTTCAGTTTGAAGAAATTAATACCATAGATAAATATCATGAAGATGTTTTAACCTATAAAGTTAGAGATAGTGAAGGCGAATTGGTTTCTATATTTTATGCCGACTTTTTCCCAAGATCCGGAAAACGTAATGGTGCCTGGATGACCTCTTACAAACCGCAAATGATAAAAAATGGTGTTAACGAGAGACCTCACGTATCTATCGTTTGTAATTTCACCAAACCAACAAAGAGTAAACCTTCGTTATTAACCTTCAATGAAGTTACGACTTTGTTTCACGAATTTGGACACGCACTACATGGTATGCTAGCCAATACCACCTATCCTAGCCTTTCTGGCACAAGCGTGTATTGGGACTTTGTAGAATTACCAAGTCAGGTTTTAGAAAATTGGTGTTACGAAGAAGAATCTCTAAAACTCTTTGCTACGCATTACGAAACCGGAGAAGTGATTCCGATGGAACTCGTTGAAAAGATAAAAGCATCAGCAACTTTCCATGAAGGTATGCAAACCTTACGCCAGCTGAGTTTTGGAATGCTAGATATGAGCTGGCATGGTATAGATCCAACAGCAATTACAAACGTAAAAGCACATGAAGTTGAAGCTTTTGGCGCAACAAAACTATATCCTGATGTCGAGGAAAACTGCATGAGTACAGCTTTTGCTCATATTTTTCAAGGAGGTTATTCTTCTGGCTACTACAGCTACAAATGGGCTGAAGTTTTAGATGCAGATGCGTTTGAATATTTTAAACAAGAAGGCATTTTCAATAAAACGGTTGCCAATAAATTTAAAATCTTTGTATTGTCTCAAGGTGGTACAGAAAACCCAATGACATTATATAAAAAGTTTAGAGGGCAAGAACCTCAACCTGAAGCGTTGTTACGACGTGCTGGGTTGATAAAATAA